The Macaca fascicularis isolate 582-1 chromosome 11, T2T-MFA8v1.1 genomic sequence GAAGCTTAGCATCCCAGCCGGCTGAGTAGCGAGTGCGGGGGTGGCAGGCAATCAGCGCATGCTCCATGCAGTTGGTCACCAAGGACAAATCCTGTGTGCAAGTCTGCTCCAATTGTTCAGCTGATTTCTTACCTGTTAAGAATGAGAAATGATCCATGTGTATTTCCACCTGTAACCGCTCCTGCTTTGGATTCAACTTAGAGTGGAAAGGGTCTAAGAACTCATGCCACCCCACAACCCCTAGTCAAGCATTGTCTCAAATCTCTTTTATCCAAATTCCCTGAGTTGGAGCCCATCCATGGGAAAGTAACAAGTGTTCCACACTAAGTCATGTTTGTCTCTCTTCAGGAATATCTGGACTGCATAAATGATGGTCTCCTCCCACAGAAGTCTCAGCACATGTAAATCAGCTATCTCTAATGCCAGCTTGTTATCAGTTACCAATGCCTCCCTTTCTGGCTTCACTTTGCTCCTCAATAACGATATTGGGTTCAGATAGACACTGGTCCCAAGTTCTGAGAAGCCTGGATACTTGCTTTTCATGACCAGTTGACCACATAGTACCCATCATGGAAATGGGGCTAAAGGTCTCCACTTTGTGGGTAAGGAAGAGCCTGGAGATCAAACTCTAATGGTCTTCAGACACCAATGGTGGACCAGGGATTCCACATGAGGGTTTGCTTCTCTCCCCACTCTCCACAGCTTACTCACAGGATGCAACAAACTTCTCGCCATAGATCTGCTTGACCTCTGGGCTGGACCGGTCCCAAATCTCCAGGAAGCTCTTTAAGAATCTCTCTTTACTGGTCACAGCAGTCTTGAAATAGCCAGGCTCAATCATAGCCACTTTCACCCCAAAGTAGGAGAGTTCCCTCCTGCaagaaagagaagcagagggGAAAGATTTCAGGGGTCATGGAAGGTAAAACacaaacaataaaagtaaaactatGATAGCACAACATATGAGGACAACGGGTGAGATAGAAAGCttggaatatttattttccagCAATCAAGGGGTCATAGTTATGATGGAATCATTCCCTCTGTATGGGGTTTCCATATTTTACATACCTGAGCTTTTTAGCCCTAAATCCTACCAATTCCAAAGCAAGGCAGCACCATAGTGCTGTCTCCTCTTATGTCCTTCACATCCAATGGATCACCAGAATTCCTACATTTTGCCTCCTCTCCAGACCTCagtcccctccctccttttcctgcCCCAGGAATCTCCCTGGCCTCTGAGCTGGGTGATGGCAGCTGTCCTCTAAGAAGCATCTGTCTTCAGTCTGGCTCCCCACTTTCAGCCACTGGGCTTCCTGCAGTCAGTGGGTGTCTAGAAGCTGATTAGACCAAGGAGCAAATCCCTTTTTTGGGGGGTTCCACTCCCAACAGCATAAAGCACAGCTCCTGTTCAGACCCACAGGCCATCAAGGAGCCCACCTATGCCCACCTGCCCAGCATcccccaccaggcctggccttgaCCTTCACCACAAGAGGACTCTGCAGTACATGCAGGTCACTAATGCTCACCCTGGGCCTGGGCTGATGGCATTCCTTCATCCAGGAACCCTTCGCAGCCTTCCTTACCAGGCTGCCAGGTGGAGTTCTCAATCCCCAGCTCAGACAGAATCTCCACGACTCTCCCCAACTCAGGTGGGTACCATGGCCAGCAAGGTTGACTTGGTAACCAACCTTATAAGCGTTGGCAGTTGATTCTAGATCTCTTGTCCCTCTCTCAGGTATCAAGTTTCAGGTCACAGACAAAACCTTGTTGTTGATTAAGGACGAATTTTTGTCCACTTAGACGAGGGCCTAAAGCGTCTGTTGTGTGGACTCAGATGCTCTACCCATTGTCAAAGGGGCTCTGgacatgaattctgctaagaaAGGCCATCTTTTGCATGCTGTCTTTGGGCTCCAGAGAGCCACGAAGGAATGGCCTCAGCGCTTGAAGCATTTCTCTCCCTAGAGAGGAAGAGCCCCAAAGCCAGGCACCCATCTCCTGGTGTGGAAATATCTTTCCCTGTTTCTGACTCAGTGAGTGCTCCTGCATCTGCATGAGCATGTGTGTCTCTGTGGCACTAAGGCATGCCCCAGCTTTACAAGTATTTCAGATTCCAGGTAGGAGGGGTCGGGGTCCATCTACTACAGCAAGAGAGGGGTGTGAGCAAGCCACATGCCCATTGTCAGCTGCCGGGAAAGCCTCCCTGGCCAGGGGACCAACACACACTGTTGTACTGATCTTTCTCTGCTCCTTCTCTAGGGTGCAAAGCATTCTTCCATCCAGTGCTGACTGCCTGGCCTGCCTTTGTGGCTCCAATACCAAGGTGCAATGGGAAGAAGTGTTTAGGGTCCTTCCCTGGGATTAGTCATTGATACACAGTATTCTCCTGTCCTGGGCTTGGGCACCTCAGTACTGTGTTCCTCTTGGCAGGATCAGAAGCCAAAGGTCCAGGTCCAGTTCTGCCTCTGGCAGTTTCTGACCAGGAGATCCATCTAGGGAAGAGGTATCATTCAAGAAACTCTCTGACCTGAGGCCCCTCCTGCCACCCAGCACTCAGGAAGGTGCTTCCCAGTGAATGGCCAGCCCAATCCAGAAAGCGAAAGATGAGGGTGCCCCACATGAAGACAGAGAGGGATCTCATGAAAGGGCCTTACAGGCTGGGATTCAAGGAACTCCCTGGAAAAGACTTCCCCACAAACACAGGAGCAGGAAGACTAGGGCGGGCCCCGTCCCAGACCCATACCTGAGggagtcagagaaggcttccaCGCCGTACTTGGAGATGCAATAGCCTCCACCAAAAAGTGACACCCGGCCACAGATACTGGAGACATTGACCACACGGCCCCTGGCCTTCCTCACTAAGGGCAGCAGGCTCAGAGTCACGTCGATCACCCCCAACAAGTTCACGTCCAGTACCGTCACAAAGTCCTGCTTGGTCAGCAACTCATTGGGGGCCACAGGCAAGGAGATGCCAGCATTATTCACCAGGCCCCAGAGTCCTGGGACAGTGGGAAGATGAGAGAGCATCACTGTGTTGTGCCTGTGCAGGTGGACAGTTAGGATGCAACTCACATCCCAATAAAGTGAAGGCAGAATGACAGGTGTGGGATGGGAAGGAGGGTAAAACAAGCACCACAGTATCTGCAGGGGTGGGGGCTGGACATTCAGCAGCTGGTGGGCCATGGAACCcagttctttttccatttactCTTCAGAGCCCAGCCCATTGCCTGAAAGACAATAAGCTATTACCTCTATTTAAGGATTGCATGAA encodes the following:
- the RDH16 gene encoding retinol dehydrogenase 16 isoform X1; its protein translation is MWLYLAVFVGLYYLLHWYRERQVLSHLRDKYVFITGCDSGFGKLLARQLDARGLRVLAACLTEKGAEQLRGQTSDRLETVALDVTKTESVAAAAQWVKERVGERGLWGLVNNAGISLPVAPNELLTKQDFVTVLDVNLLGVIDVTLSLLPLVRKARGRVVNVSSICGRVSLFGGGYCISKYGVEAFSDSLRRELSYFGVKVAMIEPGYFKTAVTSKERFLKSFLEIWDRSSPEVKQIYGEKFVASCKKSAEQLEQTCTQDLSLVTNCMEHALIACHPRTRYSAGWDAKLLYLPMSYMPTFLVDAIIYWGSPSPAKAL
- the RDH16 gene encoding retinol dehydrogenase 16 isoform X2, with the protein product MGVGHAEPGMGYNLLVCCLLGQLEKHSICAGVSCFSRRELSYFGVKVAMIEPGYFKTAVTSKERFLKSFLEIWDRSSPEVKQIYGEKFVASCKKSAEQLEQTCTQDLSLVTNCMEHALIACHPRTRYSAGWDAKLLYLPMSYMPTFLVDAIIYWGSPSPAKAL